Proteins encoded within one genomic window of Triticum aestivum cultivar Chinese Spring chromosome 2D, IWGSC CS RefSeq v2.1, whole genome shotgun sequence:
- the LOC123052205 gene encoding probable WRKY transcription factor 3 yields MAAGQWSGIGDGGGLWAPPALYSLFPDEQPALGFYGGSLAQLPSPPPLLGYPQDNFDVFHEQDLAQLAAQVAQKKELRGKQGAGLHHKIGPQLAFSKYSILDQVDNSSSFSLATSVLTPQHVSSSVGAASMQGQTLPSHTGSGSVNTGPTGVLQVLQDSSTTLDSINTGSAGVLEALQGSSITLDRPADDGYNWRKYGQKAVKGGKYPKSYYKCTLNCPVRKNVEHSADGRIIKIIYRGQHCHEPPSKRFKDCGDLLNELDDFNDAKEPSTRSQLGCQGYYGKPITPNGTMVDGLLPTKEEGDEQLSSLSDIREGDCEIRIVDADVGDADANERNVPGQKIIVSTTSDVDLLDDGYRWRKYGQKVVRGNPHPRSYYKCTYQGCAVKKHIERSSEEPHAVITTYEGKHTHDVPESRNRSQATGQHHCKEQTYSEQPAASFCSSSEKRKYGTAILNDLAF; encoded by the exons ATGGCGGCGGGGCAGTGGTCAGgcatcggcgacggcggcggcctctGGGCCCCGCCCGCGCTCTACAGCCTCTTCCCCGACGAGCAGCCGGCGCTCGGCTTCTACGGGGGATCCCTCGCGCAGCTCCCTTCCCCTCCGCCGCTCCTCGGGTACCCCCAG GACAACTTTGATGTGTTCCATGAACAAGACCTAGCACAGCTGGCAGCACAAGTAGCTCAAAAGAAAGAGTTGCGGGGAAAACAAGGGGCGGGATTGCATCACAAGATTGGACCTCAACTAGCTTTTTCGAAATACAGTATACTTGATCAAGTGGACAACTCTTCTTCTTTCTCATTGGCAACTTCAGTGCTGACACCTCAGCATGTCAGTTCTTCCGTAGGCGCGGCATCAATGCAGGGACAGACTTTGCCATCACACACTGGTAGTGGTAGTGTCAACACTGGACCAACTGGAGTTTTACAAGTGCTCCAAGATTCATCCACCACTCTGGACAGTATCAACACTGGATCAGCTGGAGTTCTGGAAGCACTCCAAGGTTCATCCATCACTCTGGATAGACCTGCTGATGATGGATACAATTGGCGTAAGTATGGACAAAAGGCAGTCAAGGGTGGGAAGTATCCAAAGAGCTATTACAAATGCACCCTGAACTGCCCGGTCAGGAAAAATGTAGAGCACTCTGCAGATGGACGAATTATTAAAATAATTTATAGAGGTCAGCACTGCCATGAACCTCCCTCGAAGAGGTTTAAAGATTGTGGTGATTTATTGAATGAGTtagatgatttcaatgatgccaaGGAGCCTTCAACTAGATCACAATTAGGTTGTCAAGGTTATTATGGAAAACCTATAACGCCAAATGGCACGATGGTGGATGGTTTATTGCCAACGAAGGAAGAGGGAGATGAACAATTATCTAGTTTAAGTGATATCCGGGAAGGTGATTGTGAAATAAGAATTGTTGATGCAGATGTTGGTGATGCTGATGCAAATGAAAG GAATGTACCAGGTCAAAAGATTATCGTGAGTACAACGAGCGACGTTGACCTTTTGGACGACGGCTATAGGTGGCGCAAGTATGGACAGAAAGTGGTGAGAGGAAATCCTCACCCAAG GAGCTATTACAAGTGCACTTACCAAGGCTGCGCCGTCAAGAAGCATATCGAGAGATCTTCCGAGGAACCACATGCTGTGATAACTACATACGAAGGGAAGCATACCCATGACGTGCCTGAGTCCAGGAACAGAAGCCAAGCCACAGGTCAACACCACTGCAAAGAGCAGACTTATTCAGAACAACCAGCTGCTAGCTTCTGCAGTAGCTCGGAAAAGAGAAAATACGGAACAGCCATTCTGAACGATCTCGCCTTCTAG